A genome region from Ptiloglossa arizonensis isolate GNS036 chromosome 4, iyPtiAriz1_principal, whole genome shotgun sequence includes the following:
- the LOC143146045 gene encoding copper homeostasis protein cutC homolog, with product MEICVDRLESARNAIEGGATRLEVCSALTEGGLTPSPGLVKKIKSFSPIPLYVMLRSRSGDFVYAREDMDVMLHDLRILKDHGADGFVFGALTSSNRINVEFCRDVLSAASPLPVTFHRAFDEIDDPLQSLETLIELGFERILTSGQRDTAEEGLELIRSLVQRAQGRIIVVPGSGITKDNIVKVKRVSRAKEFHASAKKMVSGGGNAVKIGSSKEIGATVTDCELVRELVELVANRS from the coding sequence ATGGAAATCTGCGTCGATCGTCTGGAATCGGCGAGGAACGCGATCGAGGGTGGTGCAACGAGGCTCGAAGTCTGCTCGGCTCTCACCGAGGGCGGTTTAACACCCAGCCCCGGTCTCGTGAAGAAAATCAAAAGTTTCTCGCCCATTCCCCTCTACGTCATGCTTCGATCGCGATCCGGTGACTTTGTCTACGCGAGAGAGGACATGGACGTGATGCTGCACGATCTGAGGATCCTCAAGGATCACGGTGCGGATGGTTTCGTCTTTGGAGCGTTGACATCTAGCAACCGGATCAACGTAGAATTCTGCAGAGACGTACTATCCGCGGCCAGCCCTCTGCCAGTCACCTTCCATCGAGCTTTCGACGAGATCGACGACCCCTTGCAGTCCCTGGAGACCTTGATAGAACTCGGATTCGAGAGAATCCTAACTTCGGGTCAGAGAGACACTGCCGAAGAAGGATTAGAGTTGATCAGGAGTTTGGTTCAGAGAGCTCAAGGAAGAATTATCGTCGTGCCAGGTTCTGGAATAACCAAGGACAATATTGTAAAGGTAAAGAGGGTATCCAGAGCGAAGGAGTTCCACGCGTCCGCTAAGAAGATGGTCTCCGGCGGAGGCAACGCGGTCAAAATTGGATCCAGCAAGGAGATTGGTGCGACGGTGACCGACTGCGAATTGGTCCGTGAATTGGTCGAACTAGTCGCGAACCGATCGTAA